Proteins encoded by one window of Chromobacterium violaceum ATCC 12472:
- a CDS encoding ABC transporter substrate-binding protein has translation MRFYSNRTLRWAGAICLCSTLSAQAAPALEKKEISIAVGGLGTLYYLPLVIAEQRGYFRDQGLKVSIADLPGGAKALQALMGGSADFAAGSFEHVLQMQAKGVPIQSIVTQGDRPGLVLMMRKDKAAGWRSPASLKGLKVGVSAPGSGTHLFLNALLAKAGLAADAVSAIGVGTGATAVAALKRGEIDALVAVDPSVSLLEQDGAAVTKVDTREQAGAKAVYGGACAAGSIYARAGFILRHPRTTQAVANAMVRALRWLKQATPAQVAAAVPAALRGDRPGIYQLALARNSGGYTADGVMSEDAARHAYQFLLPAYPALSKVRLEQSYDNRFALRASSLPERP, from the coding sequence ATGCGTTTTTATTCGAACCGAACCCTGCGCTGGGCTGGCGCGATCTGTCTGTGTTCGACGCTGTCGGCGCAGGCGGCGCCGGCGCTGGAGAAAAAAGAGATCTCCATCGCCGTCGGCGGCCTGGGCACGCTGTATTACCTCCCGCTGGTCATCGCGGAGCAGCGCGGCTATTTCCGCGATCAGGGGCTGAAGGTGTCGATTGCGGATCTGCCGGGCGGCGCCAAGGCGTTGCAGGCATTGATGGGCGGCAGCGCGGACTTCGCGGCGGGTTCGTTCGAGCATGTGTTGCAGATGCAGGCCAAAGGCGTGCCGATCCAGTCCATCGTCACGCAGGGGGATAGGCCGGGGTTGGTGCTGATGATGCGCAAGGACAAGGCGGCCGGCTGGCGGTCTCCGGCCAGCCTGAAGGGTTTGAAAGTGGGCGTGAGCGCGCCCGGTTCGGGCACGCATCTGTTCCTGAATGCCTTGCTGGCGAAGGCGGGGCTGGCTGCCGACGCCGTATCGGCGATCGGCGTCGGCACGGGCGCGACGGCGGTGGCCGCGTTGAAGCGGGGAGAGATCGACGCGCTGGTGGCCGTCGACCCCAGCGTCAGCTTGCTGGAGCAGGATGGCGCGGCGGTGACCAAGGTCGATACCCGCGAACAGGCCGGCGCCAAGGCCGTGTACGGCGGCGCCTGCGCGGCGGGCTCCATCTATGCCCGGGCCGGCTTCATCCTGCGCCACCCGAGAACGACGCAGGCGGTCGCCAACGCCATGGTCAGGGCGCTGAGATGGTTGAAACAGGCGACTCCCGCGCAGGTGGCTGCGGCAGTGCCTGCCGCGTTGCGCGGCGATCGGCCGGGGATTTATCAACTGGCGCTGGCCAGGAATTCGGGGGGATACACCGCCGACGGCGTGATGAGCGAGGATGCGGCGCGGCACGCGTACCAGTTCCTGTTGCCGGCCTATCCGGCGTTGAGCAAGGTGCGGCTGGAGCAAAGCTACGACAACCGCTTCGCGCTGCGCGCCAGCAGTCTGCCGGAGCGGCCGTGA
- a CDS encoding ABC transporter ATP-binding protein — protein MTPPALAFDKVTAGYQPGSPIVERFDLRLMRGEFLALVGPSGCGKSTLLNLAAGLLAPDAGCVRADGRALDGLNPHAGYMQQADTLLPWKTTLDNVALGLVLRGMSRGNARERARQWLRDVGLAGCEGCYPSQLSGGMKKRAALAQALISEPPILLLDEPFSALDAQLRQKMGAELLRLARAGTRSTLLITHDLQEAIALADRVVVLTAGPPCRVAADMAIGLPHPRVAEEMPLEPGFSRYHAALWRALKRPAEEACP, from the coding sequence GTGACGCCGCCCGCGCTTGCCTTTGACAAGGTGACGGCCGGCTATCAGCCGGGGAGCCCGATAGTCGAACGGTTCGATCTGCGGCTGATGCGGGGGGAGTTCCTGGCGTTGGTCGGGCCTTCCGGATGCGGAAAGTCCACGCTGCTCAATCTGGCCGCGGGCTTGCTTGCGCCGGATGCGGGCTGCGTGCGCGCGGATGGGCGGGCGCTGGACGGGCTCAATCCCCACGCCGGATACATGCAGCAGGCCGACACGCTGTTGCCGTGGAAGACGACGCTGGACAATGTGGCGCTGGGGCTCGTGCTGCGCGGCATGAGCCGCGGCAACGCGCGGGAGCGCGCCCGGCAATGGCTGCGGGACGTGGGCCTGGCCGGCTGCGAGGGCTGCTACCCATCGCAATTGTCGGGGGGCATGAAAAAAAGGGCGGCGCTGGCGCAGGCGCTGATCAGCGAGCCGCCCATCCTGCTGCTGGATGAGCCGTTCTCGGCGCTGGATGCCCAGCTCAGGCAGAAAATGGGCGCCGAGCTGTTGCGGCTCGCGCGGGCGGGGACGCGCTCGACATTGCTGATCACCCATGACCTGCAGGAGGCGATCGCGCTGGCCGACCGGGTGGTGGTCTTGACCGCCGGGCCGCCGTGCCGGGTGGCGGCGGATATGGCGATCGGCCTGCCGCATCCGCGGGTGGCGGAGGAAATGCCGCTGGAGCCTGGTTTCAGCCGCTACCATGCGGCGTTGTGGCGGGCGCTGAAGCGGCCGGCGGAGGAGGCGTGTCCATGA
- a CDS encoding ABC transporter permease has translation MTLRRERFWGVSLLIGLVGMWWGLTAGGILPPFFFGEPLMVGRQLLDWLGSGVLFPHLGTTLLETLLALLGGSLAGAGMGLWLALAPLAAAVLDPYIKAANAMPRVVLAPVFALWFGLGIGSKVALGFTLVFFVVFFNVLQGVREVPPAVLDNVRMLGAGRRQLLRHVYLPSAAGWLFSSMRNAVGMAFVGAVVGEYLGSARGMGYLILQAEGAFDINAVIAGVFVLTACALGLDAAVSLAERRLLAWRRGPGSG, from the coding sequence ATGACATTGCGGCGCGAACGGTTTTGGGGCGTCTCGCTTTTGATCGGCCTGGTCGGCATGTGGTGGGGATTGACCGCCGGAGGCATCCTGCCGCCGTTCTTTTTCGGCGAGCCGCTCATGGTCGGGCGGCAGTTGCTGGACTGGCTGGGCAGCGGCGTGCTGTTCCCGCATCTGGGCACGACCTTGCTGGAGACTTTGCTGGCCTTGCTTGGCGGTTCGCTCGCCGGCGCCGGCATGGGGCTGTGGCTGGCGCTGGCGCCCTTGGCCGCCGCCGTGCTGGACCCTTACATCAAGGCGGCCAACGCGATGCCGCGCGTGGTGCTGGCGCCGGTTTTCGCGCTGTGGTTCGGCCTTGGCATCGGTTCCAAGGTGGCGTTGGGTTTCACCCTGGTGTTCTTCGTGGTGTTCTTCAATGTGCTGCAGGGCGTGCGCGAAGTGCCGCCGGCGGTGCTGGACAACGTCCGGATGCTGGGCGCCGGCAGACGCCAGCTGTTGCGGCACGTTTACCTGCCGTCGGCGGCCGGCTGGCTGTTCTCCAGCATGCGCAACGCGGTCGGCATGGCGTTCGTCGGCGCGGTGGTGGGGGAGTATCTCGGCTCGGCGCGGGGCATGGGCTACCTGATTCTGCAGGCGGAGGGCGCCTTCGACATCAATGCGGTGATCGCCGGCGTTTTCGTTCTGACCGCATGCGCGCTGGGCCTGGACGCGGCGGTCAGCCTGGCCGAGCGGCGTTTGCTGGCGTGGCGGCGGGGGCCGGGAAGCGGTTGA
- a CDS encoding endonuclease/exonuclease/phosphatase family protein: MKSISICTYNIHKGMSPLNRHVKVGGMAEALAELAPDMLFLQEVQGKNLERALRHQIWPVQPQHHYLAGRLAHRAVYGLNASYGHGHHGNALLTRFPVNDWCNRDISVNRFESRGVLQCLLQPDGWPQPVVALCGHFNLLAFDRRKQYRGLADYVRQAIADHLPLILAGDFNDWRGEASALLRQELGLEEAFLTLHGRHAQSFPARMPMLALDRIYVRGLKVESARVLSGRPWSGLSDHLPLCAEIRPSG, from the coding sequence ATGAAAAGCATATCAATATGCACTTACAATATTCATAAGGGCATGTCTCCGCTGAACCGGCATGTGAAGGTGGGCGGCATGGCCGAGGCCTTGGCCGAACTGGCGCCGGACATGCTGTTTCTGCAGGAGGTGCAGGGCAAGAACCTGGAGCGGGCCTTGCGCCACCAGATCTGGCCCGTCCAGCCGCAGCACCATTACCTGGCGGGCAGGCTGGCGCATCGCGCCGTGTACGGCTTGAACGCCAGCTACGGGCATGGCCATCACGGCAACGCTTTGCTGACGCGCTTTCCTGTCAACGACTGGTGCAACCGCGACATCTCGGTCAACCGCTTTGAAAGCCGCGGCGTGCTGCAATGCCTGCTGCAGCCGGACGGCTGGCCGCAGCCGGTGGTGGCGCTGTGCGGCCATTTCAACCTGCTGGCCTTTGACCGGCGCAAGCAATACCGAGGCCTGGCTGATTACGTGAGACAGGCCATCGCCGACCACCTGCCCTTGATCCTGGCCGGGGACTTCAACGACTGGCGAGGCGAGGCCAGCGCGCTGCTGCGGCAGGAGCTGGGTTTGGAGGAGGCGTTCCTGACGCTGCACGGCCGCCACGCGCAAAGCTTTCCGGCAAGGATGCCGATGCTGGCGCTGGACCGCATCTACGTGCGCGGCTTGAAGGTGGAGTCCGCCCGGGTGCTGAGCGGGCGGCCGTGGTCCGGCTTGTCCGACCACCTGCCGCTGTGCGCGGAGATCCGTCCATCGGGGTGA
- a CDS encoding methionine ABC transporter ATP-binding protein: MIHLQNVRKRFRRPEGGWFDAVAETSLTIKAGEVFGLIGFSGAGKSTLLRLINLLERPDAGAVIVDGQDLTNLSPKQLRAARQNIGMVFQQFNLLANRTVAGNVAFPLEIAGWSKADIEKRVAECLAVVGLEDRANHYPAQLSGGQKQRVGIARALAPRPHVILADEPTSALDPKTTQSILDCLQDINARFGVTVVIVTHEMNVVRSICHRAAVLDQGRVVEVVDVNDKEVEADSDLARSLLEAA; this comes from the coding sequence ATGATTCATCTGCAAAATGTCCGTAAACGGTTCCGTCGCCCGGAAGGCGGCTGGTTCGACGCCGTCGCGGAAACCTCGTTGACCATCAAGGCTGGCGAAGTCTTCGGCCTGATCGGCTTCTCCGGCGCCGGCAAATCCACCTTGCTGCGCCTGATCAATCTGTTGGAGCGGCCTGACGCCGGCGCCGTGATCGTCGACGGCCAGGACCTGACCAACCTGTCTCCCAAGCAACTGCGCGCCGCTCGCCAGAACATCGGCATGGTGTTCCAGCAGTTCAACCTGCTGGCCAACCGCACCGTGGCCGGCAATGTCGCCTTTCCGCTGGAGATCGCTGGCTGGAGCAAGGCCGACATCGAAAAGCGCGTGGCCGAGTGCCTGGCCGTGGTCGGTCTGGAAGACCGCGCCAACCATTACCCGGCCCAGCTGTCCGGCGGCCAGAAGCAGCGCGTGGGCATCGCCCGCGCCCTGGCGCCGCGTCCGCACGTGATCCTGGCCGACGAGCCGACCTCGGCGCTGGACCCGAAAACCACCCAATCCATCCTGGACTGCCTGCAGGACATCAACGCGCGCTTCGGCGTCACCGTGGTGATCGTCACCCACGAGATGAACGTGGTGCGCAGCATTTGCCACCGCGCAGCGGTGCTGGATCAGGGCCGCGTGGTCGAGGTCGTGGACGTGAACGATAAAGAAGTCGAGGCCGATTCCGATCTGGCCCGCTCGCTGCTGGAGGCTGCGTAA
- a CDS encoding methionine ABC transporter permease: MDAATLNEALQNLQSMGPEIWQAILETGVMLGVGLGAAILFGGPLGVILYLSQPGQMFANRAVNGVLSWVVNLVRSFPFIILMVVLIPLTRALVGSTIGPVAASVPLSFAAIPYFARLVEQTLREIPRGVVEAAEAMGASPAQIIFKVLVNEARSGLISSLTILTISFLSYTAVAGVVGGGGIGDLAIRYGYYRFQTDVMVAMVLLLVVLVQIIQLLGNRLAAKLDKR, translated from the coding sequence ATGGATGCCGCAACCCTGAACGAAGCCTTGCAGAACCTGCAATCGATGGGCCCTGAAATCTGGCAGGCCATCCTGGAGACCGGCGTGATGCTGGGCGTGGGCCTGGGCGCCGCCATTCTGTTCGGCGGCCCGCTGGGCGTGATTCTCTACCTGTCCCAGCCCGGCCAGATGTTCGCCAACCGCGCCGTCAACGGCGTGCTGAGCTGGGTGGTGAACCTGGTGCGCTCCTTCCCCTTCATCATCCTGATGGTGGTGCTGATTCCGCTGACCCGCGCGCTGGTGGGCAGCACCATCGGCCCGGTGGCCGCGTCGGTGCCGCTGTCCTTCGCCGCCATTCCGTACTTCGCCCGCCTGGTGGAGCAGACGCTGCGCGAAATCCCGCGCGGCGTGGTGGAGGCCGCCGAGGCGATGGGCGCCAGCCCGGCCCAGATCATCTTCAAGGTGCTGGTGAACGAGGCCCGTTCCGGCCTGATCTCCAGCCTCACCATCCTGACCATCAGCTTCCTCAGCTACACCGCGGTGGCGGGCGTGGTGGGCGGCGGCGGCATCGGCGACCTCGCCATCCGCTACGGCTACTACCGCTTCCAGACCGACGTGATGGTGGCCATGGTGCTGCTGCTGGTGGTGCTGGTGCAAATCATCCAGCTGCTGGGCAACCGCCTGGCGGCCAAGCTCGACAAACGCTGA
- a CDS encoding MetQ/NlpA family ABC transporter substrate-binding protein encodes MRRFVIKAVAASVVGLALAGQVLAADPAKKQIVIGTTVGDFGDMVKQSIKPQLEKQGYSVKLVEFTDYVRPNLALQEGSLDVNVFQHKPYLDNFAKEHKLSLKEVFQVPTAPLGIYPGKLKSLKDAKPGVTIAAPNDPSNFARALVMLNDLGWVKLKAGINPLTASERDIAENIKKVKIVPLEAAQLPRSRSDVDFAVINGNYATSSGIKLTDAVYQEKSYAYVNWGVVRAADAAKPWAKDVVSAYNSAAFKSYTKQKFAGYKLPQNWN; translated from the coding sequence ATGCGTAGATTCGTGATCAAGGCAGTTGCCGCATCCGTAGTGGGCCTGGCACTGGCCGGCCAGGTTCTGGCCGCCGACCCGGCCAAGAAGCAGATCGTCATCGGCACCACCGTCGGCGACTTCGGCGACATGGTCAAACAGTCGATCAAGCCCCAGCTGGAAAAGCAGGGTTACTCGGTAAAGCTGGTGGAATTCACCGACTACGTGCGTCCGAACCTGGCGCTGCAGGAAGGCTCGCTGGACGTGAACGTGTTCCAGCACAAACCCTACCTCGACAACTTCGCCAAGGAACACAAGCTTAGCCTGAAGGAAGTGTTCCAGGTGCCGACCGCGCCGCTGGGGATCTACCCGGGCAAGCTGAAGTCGCTGAAGGACGCGAAACCGGGCGTGACGATCGCCGCCCCTAACGATCCGTCCAACTTCGCCCGCGCGCTGGTGATGCTGAACGATCTGGGCTGGGTGAAGCTGAAGGCCGGCATCAATCCGCTGACCGCCTCCGAGCGCGATATCGCCGAAAACATCAAGAAGGTGAAGATCGTGCCGCTGGAGGCCGCCCAGCTGCCGCGCTCGCGCAGCGACGTGGACTTCGCCGTGATCAACGGCAACTACGCCACCAGCTCCGGCATCAAGCTGACCGACGCCGTCTACCAGGAAAAGAGCTACGCCTACGTGAACTGGGGCGTGGTGCGCGCGGCCGACGCCGCCAAGCCCTGGGCCAAGGATGTGGTCTCCGCCTACAACTCCGCGGCGTTCAAGTCCTACACCAAGCAGAAGTTCGCCGGCTACAAGCTGCCGCAGAACTGGAACTGA
- the gyrA gene encoding DNA gyrase subunit A — MTDNLFAKETLPISLEEEMRRSYLDYAMSVIVGRALPDVRDGLKPVHRRVLYAMHELSNDWNRAYKKSARIVGDVIGKYHPHGDTAVYDTIVRLAQDFSLRYPLVDGQGNFGSVDGDNAAAMRYTEIRMARIAHELLADIEKETVDFGPNYDGSEHEPLILPAKIPNLLVNGSSGIAVGMATNIPPHNLNEVVDACLALLANSDLTIDELIDIIPAPDFPTAGIIYGTAGVKEGYRTGRGRVIMRARTHTEPIGKGDREAIIVDEIPYQVNKARLLERISELVRDKQIEGISDLRDESDKSGMRVVIELKRGEMPEVVLNHLFKMTQLQDSFGMNMVALVDGQPRLLNLKQILEEFLRHRREVVTRRTIFELKKARERGHILEGLAVALSNVDEIIALIKASEAPPQAKAALMARAWRSSLVEDMLSRVEGDKARPENIDPAFGMKEDGYHLSDTQAQAILDMRLQRLTGLEQDKIVGEYREIMDVILDLLDILAKPERISQIIGEELTAIRAQFGDPRRSEIEPYGGDINIEDLITPQDMVVTISHTGYIKAQPIDDYSSQRRGGRGKQAAATKDDDFIETLFVANTHDYVLCFSSRGRCYWRKVYDLPQGGRQSRGKPMVNVLPLEEGEKINALLPVKEFRDDQFVFMCTANGTVKKTPLVDFSRPRTAGIIAVNLDDGDNLIGVALTHGDDQIMLFSDAGKAVRFSETDVRPMGRNATGVRGMMLGDDHQVISLLVSNSEQQMVLTASDGGYGKRTCVGDFRRTSRGTQGVIAMDLTDKTGLKLVAASLVEETDDIMLITTGGVLIRTKVAEVRETGRSAQGVRLINLDEGEKLIGLEIVAESEAECAEGETEGGDAPEQGEA; from the coding sequence ATGACCGATAACCTGTTCGCCAAGGAAACGCTTCCCATCAGCCTCGAAGAGGAGATGCGCCGTTCTTACCTGGATTACGCGATGAGCGTGATCGTGGGCCGGGCGCTGCCGGACGTGCGCGACGGCCTGAAGCCGGTGCACCGCCGCGTGCTGTACGCGATGCACGAGCTGTCCAACGACTGGAACCGCGCGTACAAGAAGTCGGCGCGTATCGTTGGCGACGTGATCGGTAAATACCACCCGCACGGCGATACCGCCGTGTACGACACCATCGTGCGCCTGGCGCAGGACTTTTCGCTGCGCTACCCGCTGGTGGACGGCCAGGGCAACTTCGGCTCGGTGGACGGCGACAACGCCGCCGCGATGCGTTACACCGAAATCCGCATGGCGCGCATCGCGCACGAGCTGTTGGCCGACATCGAAAAAGAAACCGTGGATTTCGGCCCCAACTACGACGGCTCCGAGCATGAGCCGCTGATCCTGCCGGCCAAGATCCCGAACCTGCTGGTCAACGGCTCCTCCGGCATCGCCGTGGGCATGGCCACCAACATCCCGCCGCACAACCTGAACGAGGTGGTGGACGCCTGCCTGGCCTTGCTGGCCAACAGCGACCTGACCATCGACGAGCTGATCGACATCATCCCGGCGCCGGACTTCCCGACCGCCGGCATCATCTACGGCACCGCCGGCGTCAAGGAAGGCTACCGCACCGGCCGCGGCCGCGTGATCATGCGCGCGCGCACCCATACCGAACCCATCGGCAAGGGCGACCGCGAAGCGATCATCGTCGACGAGATTCCGTACCAGGTAAACAAGGCCCGCCTGCTGGAGCGCATCAGCGAACTGGTGCGCGACAAGCAGATCGAGGGCATTTCCGACCTGCGCGACGAGTCGGACAAGTCCGGCATGCGCGTGGTGATCGAGCTCAAGCGCGGCGAAATGCCGGAAGTGGTGCTCAACCACCTGTTCAAGATGACCCAGCTGCAGGACAGCTTCGGCATGAACATGGTGGCGCTGGTCGACGGCCAGCCGCGCCTGTTGAACCTGAAGCAGATCCTGGAAGAATTCCTGCGCCATCGCCGCGAGGTGGTGACCCGCCGCACCATCTTCGAACTGAAGAAGGCCCGCGAGCGCGGCCACATCCTGGAAGGCCTGGCCGTCGCGCTGTCCAATGTCGACGAGATCATCGCGCTGATCAAGGCGTCCGAGGCGCCGCCGCAGGCCAAGGCCGCGCTGATGGCGCGCGCCTGGCGCTCGTCGCTGGTGGAGGACATGCTGTCCCGCGTCGAGGGCGACAAGGCGCGTCCGGAAAACATCGATCCGGCCTTCGGCATGAAGGAAGACGGCTACCATCTGTCCGACACCCAGGCTCAGGCCATCCTCGACATGCGCCTGCAGCGCCTGACCGGCCTGGAACAGGACAAGATCGTCGGCGAATACCGCGAGATCATGGACGTGATCCTGGACCTGCTGGACATCCTGGCCAAGCCCGAGCGCATCAGCCAGATCATCGGCGAGGAACTGACCGCCATCCGCGCGCAGTTCGGCGATCCGCGCCGCTCGGAAATCGAGCCGTACGGCGGCGACATCAATATCGAAGACCTGATCACCCCGCAGGACATGGTGGTGACCATCTCGCATACCGGCTACATCAAGGCGCAGCCGATCGACGACTACAGCTCGCAGCGCCGCGGCGGCCGCGGCAAGCAGGCGGCGGCCACCAAGGACGACGACTTCATCGAAACGCTGTTCGTCGCCAACACCCACGACTACGTGCTGTGCTTCTCCAGCCGCGGCCGCTGCTACTGGCGCAAGGTGTACGACCTGCCGCAGGGCGGCCGCCAGAGCCGCGGCAAGCCGATGGTCAACGTGCTGCCGCTGGAAGAGGGCGAGAAGATCAACGCGCTGCTGCCGGTCAAGGAATTCCGCGACGACCAGTTCGTGTTCATGTGCACCGCCAACGGCACGGTGAAGAAGACCCCGCTGGTGGACTTCTCCCGTCCGCGCACCGCCGGCATCATCGCGGTGAACCTGGATGACGGCGACAACCTGATCGGCGTGGCGCTGACCCACGGCGACGACCAGATCATGCTGTTCTCCGACGCCGGCAAGGCCGTGCGCTTCAGCGAAACCGACGTGCGCCCGATGGGCCGCAACGCCACCGGCGTGCGCGGCATGATGCTGGGGGACGATCACCAGGTGATCTCGCTCTTGGTCAGCAATTCCGAGCAGCAGATGGTGTTGACCGCCAGCGACGGCGGCTACGGCAAGCGCACCTGCGTCGGCGATTTCCGCCGCACCAGCCGCGGCACCCAGGGCGTGATCGCGATGGACCTGACCGACAAGACCGGCCTGAAGCTGGTGGCGGCCAGCCTGGTGGAGGAAACCGACGACATCATGCTGATCACCACCGGCGGCGTGCTGATCCGCACCAAGGTGGCGGAAGTGCGCGAAACCGGCCGTTCGGCCCAGGGCGTGCGCTTGATCAATCTGGACGAGGGCGAGAAGCTGATCGGTCTGGAGATCGTGGCCGAGTCCGAGGCCGAGTGCGCCGAAGGCGAAACCGAGGGCGGCGACGCGCCGGAGCAGGGCGAAGCGTGA
- a CDS encoding PaaI family thioesterase, with protein MIPTPANPRILETMSQLFVSFPHCATLGFEYVGTDGRKPTLKLQWREDLVGNPATGILHGGVITSLVDTCSAIAVTAHLPELETIATLDLRIDYLKSATPGKAIHCTAECYRLASQIAFTRAVCYHDNPADPIAHGVATFMRESSRTPMLQEDGR; from the coding sequence ATGATCCCGACGCCGGCCAATCCCCGGATACTGGAGACGATGAGCCAGCTCTTCGTCTCCTTTCCCCACTGCGCGACGCTGGGCTTCGAATACGTCGGCACCGACGGCCGCAAGCCCACGCTGAAGCTGCAATGGCGCGAGGATCTGGTGGGCAATCCGGCCACCGGCATCCTCCACGGCGGGGTGATCACCTCGCTGGTGGATACCTGCAGCGCCATCGCCGTCACCGCGCACCTGCCGGAGCTGGAAACCATCGCCACGCTGGATCTGCGCATCGATTACCTGAAGTCCGCCACGCCGGGCAAGGCCATCCACTGCACTGCGGAGTGCTACCGGCTGGCCAGCCAGATCGCGTTCACCCGGGCCGTCTGCTATCACGACAATCCGGCTGATCCGATCGCCCACGGCGTCGCCACCTTCATGCGGGAATCCAGCCGCACGCCGATGCTGCAGGAGGACGGACGATGA
- a CDS encoding PaaI family thioesterase, translating into MSEFMQRFADLRDRKAYAEIVDALPYVKLMGTSMAEDEQGELRFELPFLQRNVGNTTLPALHGGLIGGFMESAAMIHLMWNRESLEAPKIVDFSLDYLRPGRPQTLFAQCEITKQGKRVAHVLIEAWQDDRSKPVAVARAHFLLTN; encoded by the coding sequence ATGAGCGAATTCATGCAACGCTTCGCCGACTTGCGCGATCGCAAGGCCTATGCCGAGATCGTGGACGCGCTGCCCTACGTCAAGCTGATGGGCACCTCGATGGCAGAGGACGAGCAGGGCGAACTGCGCTTCGAACTGCCGTTCCTCCAGCGGAACGTCGGCAACACCACGCTGCCGGCGCTGCACGGCGGCCTGATCGGCGGCTTCATGGAAAGCGCGGCGATGATACACCTGATGTGGAATCGCGAATCGCTGGAGGCGCCGAAGATCGTCGACTTCTCGCTGGATTACCTGCGTCCCGGCCGGCCGCAGACGCTGTTCGCCCAATGCGAAATCACCAAACAGGGCAAGCGGGTGGCGCATGTGCTGATCGAGGCCTGGCAGGACGACCGCTCCAAGCCGGTGGCGGTGGCGCGAGCCCATTTCCTGCTGACCAATTGA
- the serC gene encoding 3-phosphoserine/phosphohydroxythreonine transaminase — MAKVYNFSAGPAVLPHQVLAEAQSELLDWHGSGMSVMEMSHRGKEFMEIIHDAEQDLRQLMGIPAGYKVLFLQGGASLQFAMAPLNLLGDKDSIDIVNTGHWSKLAIKEAKRYAKVNVVASSEDRNFCYVPEEAAWQRDPNAAYLHYTSNETIGGLQFPYIPAEQHGVPLVCDMSSDFLSREVDVSRFGMIYAGAQKNIGPSGLTVLLIREDLLGKARADIPTMLNYQVHADADSMYNTPGTYPIYIAGLVFKWLKEQGGVKGIATRNEEKAGLLYHVIDSSGGFYSTHIEQPFRSKMNVVFKLRDEALDEIFLLEARKNGLAQLKGHRAVGGMRASIYNAMPIEGVKSLVNFMQDFARQYG; from the coding sequence ATGGCCAAGGTGTACAACTTTTCCGCCGGTCCCGCCGTATTGCCGCACCAGGTGCTGGCCGAGGCGCAAAGCGAGTTGCTGGATTGGCACGGCTCCGGCATGAGCGTGATGGAGATGAGCCATCGCGGCAAGGAGTTCATGGAGATCATCCATGACGCCGAGCAGGACCTGCGCCAGCTGATGGGCATTCCCGCCGGCTACAAGGTGCTGTTCCTGCAAGGCGGCGCGTCGCTGCAGTTCGCGATGGCCCCGCTGAATCTGCTGGGCGACAAGGACAGCATCGACATCGTCAATACCGGCCACTGGTCCAAGCTGGCGATCAAGGAGGCTAAGCGCTACGCCAAGGTCAATGTGGTGGCCAGCAGCGAAGACCGCAACTTCTGTTACGTCCCGGAAGAGGCCGCCTGGCAGCGCGACCCGAATGCCGCCTATCTGCACTACACCTCGAACGAGACCATCGGCGGCCTGCAGTTCCCCTACATCCCGGCCGAGCAGCACGGCGTGCCCCTGGTCTGCGACATGTCGTCCGACTTCCTGTCGCGCGAGGTGGACGTCAGCCGCTTCGGCATGATCTATGCCGGCGCGCAGAAGAACATCGGCCCGTCGGGGCTGACCGTGCTGCTGATCCGCGAGGATCTGCTGGGCAAGGCGCGAGCCGACATCCCCACCATGCTGAACTACCAGGTTCACGCCGACGCCGACTCGATGTACAACACGCCGGGCACTTACCCGATCTACATCGCCGGCCTGGTGTTCAAGTGGTTGAAGGAGCAGGGCGGCGTCAAGGGCATCGCCACCCGCAACGAGGAAAAAGCCGGCCTGCTGTACCACGTGATCGACAGCAGCGGCGGCTTCTACTCCACCCACATCGAACAGCCGTTCCGTTCCAAGATGAATGTGGTGTTCAAGCTGAGGGATGAGGCGCTGGACGAGATCTTCCTGCTGGAGGCGCGCAAGAACGGCCTGGCGCAGCTGAAGGGCCACCGCGCGGTGGGCGGCATGCGCGCTTCCATCTACAACGCGATGCCGATCGAAGGGGTGAAGTCTCTGGTGAACTTCATGCAGGACTTCGCGCGGCAATACGGCTGA